The genomic region GGAAATCCATTTACCCCGTATAGTATTACATGTTTTAGTTTTATTCTAGCCTCATCTAGGATAAAGAAGTTCATGAATTCCTTGGTTTTACCAGATTTTAGACCTGCATAATCAACTTTTTTGGGTTTATAGTCCAAAAGTAGTCTAACCGAATTTATTTCCAATCTTTGGATGTATAGAATATCAGGATATTCGTCCAAAAGCTCAAATCTATTGTCTTTGAACTGGAAGAAGAGAGTTAAAAACTCTAAAGTATCTTGGTCAACATGCAAAGTCAATGGTACTATGTTGATATTGCAAATCAACTCTGTTGCGTACAAATGCGGTACAGGACGTATTAGTGAGCATTCAATTACTAACATTGCTGGCTCTTGCGCCATTTTATCATTCGACCGTGATCGAGTAAGAAATTTGTTCCAAGTAGAAGTTGGTAGGTTGTCAATTATCTCCAAGTCACTTACTTTAACAAATGTGTTGTTCAATATACAGTAATCATTTATTGAGGATAATGAGCTCGCCCTCTCAGCAATTTTATCCTGGCCTCCTTTGAATTCGATACACAAATCGCGGCCTTTTATGAGTACTTTGTACTTTTTTGTTGGTCTCAATTTCATTTTGCCTTCATTGGTTTCCTCGTTGTGGATTTTCCGGTTTATATTGTCTTTTATGTTTTCTACCGTATCTTTAGGTGCAGGAATATAaatagaatcaaaaacCTTTGTTTCGGACAACTCTAGGCCATCATTAAAATCCTCTTGAATGCGATCAACAGCGGActtgatttcttttcgaGTATGTCTCCACTCGTATCCGTCAtacaatttcaattttactTCCTCGATATGAATTTTGATTGTGGtaagaattgaaaatacGGACGATTTCgaatcattttcaacaactgTCCGGCGTTCAGTCGAAAAGTGTTCTTCCTCAAAATTCACTGAACCCTGAGATACTGGTGGCGTTTCATAATCATCTTCGGTTTTGTCGTTCGGATTTTCCTTGGTGACGAAAAAGTCCTCACATAACTCATTGAAAATATCCACAGCTTCTGGCTCAATTTGATACTTCAGTGTATCGGGATATGTTTCTGCGGGTTTTAAATCAAGTGCCGTTTGCATTAGAGCGTTTAGCGAGTCGGAGCACACAGAAACATCAACTTTCTGCACTTTTAAGGAAACAGCCATGGAATCTGTGTTACTGAAATGCAATGATAAGACGTCGACTTTAATAAGAGGGGAATAACCTTGTTTCTGGTACCAAGTAGATAATGAAATGTTTTCCAATACTTTGGTATTTCGTTCCTTCAATACCTTCATATCATCAATAAGTAAAGTCTCCAACGACCTCAACGAAACAGTGATGCCCAAAGgagaaaaattgataataGACTTAGGGATTGATATTACCATTCCGGTGCATATCCTGTAAGGCTTTAAAGAAAGTGAACAATCGTATAATCTTACCTCCATTGTTCTGAAAGTTAGCTTTCTTTCTTGCTTGATGTCTCcctttgatgaagaagggACTAAGTCTCTCCATTTTGAGTCGATAAACAATCCCAACCCTTTCAAATAAAGCTTCGGTTTTCCAGAGTTTGGCATGTTTAATATCAATTGTGGTTTACTTCTATCATGGTTTACATTACATATAATGTCGGTTTTCTCTCTCATGTACAGCCGTTGTAGCCTTGCTTCTTTAACAATGCCACAGAGTGTCTTATTTTGGTCCTGAGATAGTATACACGAAATTGCCTCTATTGTTATGTCACCGAAAGTGTTTTCAAGAGTGTTTGTAATGGTCATCTTAGCTTTATGGACCTGAAGAACGAAGTTTGAAAGAGTAGCCCTTTTATTCATAACATTAGAAGAATGCAACAATCTAACGCTCTTTTTAGTAACATTTTCATGGCCGTTGTTTCTAGTATTGGGATTTGTAAATGACGAAATAGAACCACAGAATGCAATCAAATTGGAAGATATTAATTCCAGTTCAGcttgagaaagaaatagatGTAATGACTCTAGAACAGCTTTTGTGCGGGTATTTATGTCGATTGCACCAAACTTATGGTCGAAGGATTCAACGTGAAAACAGCCGTTAGTTTTTGAACTTATTATGAGATTCGACAGTGTTCCAATAAGAACTTTTTTATCGCCTCTGATTAATAgtaatgatattttttcaacatcaaaaagTGTATGAGGTAGGGTTGATTTAATAGGATCCATGGAAAGTTCAAGGCTAATGTTGTTCATTAATATTTTTAAATTAATACTTTGAGATTTAAAATGCAACACCTCTGCCGTTTTCTGATTAGCACTTGCACGAGTAATTTTTTGGATGTAATTATAGGCGCTACCATATTCTTCGACAAGCTTTAGTAGTTCATTCAATAAAACACTATCAACGTTGAGTGTGATGTCACGATTCAGaaacattttcttctctgctGTTGTCTGATCAGGTTGCATGGAGAACAGTGGTTGTGCAGATGgggaagaaaagaaatattcgTTTGACATATAGAGTAGTTTCAAGTCAAACACAGAAGCGCTGGTTGTGAAACCTTCActctttttcaatgaaatatcaatCAAATTTAACTCTAAGTCATCGAGTAGATGTAAGCTTACTTTCTTTAAGAGAATAGCTGTGAGAACCTCCTCCTCctttatattttgttcttgttgaaagCGTTTATAATTCCTCATGTTTTCTGTGCGGGTCCCATCAGACGAAGTTTTGTCCAATGAAGCCCGCAAAATCGACAATAAATGTTTTCTTATGGGTGATATTTTACGCAAGTAgatatttatttcatctATCCTGATGATGACATCCCTtactttcaaatcatttATTGAAGTCACTCCCTGGAACTGTATATTGACTTTATCAATGGTAAGAACTACTTGAACAGCATCATCTGATGATTCTAATATGAGACTTTCCATAGCACTTAAATAGATAGAAGTGGCTTCAAGTTTGGAGTAAGTGATACTGGCAGTCATAGCATCTTCTGAATCtgtattttcattttcttccacATCGCTGTCTGTATTCTGATGAGAGTTAGTAGGAGAGAGTTGTGTTTTAGAGAATGCAACTTCTATTCCCCCCATATCAACCGTGCGTTTATTATCAACAGTAAGCAATGTTATTGTATCAATAGTAAATTTAAGAGTGACTTCCGTTGATAGTAAAAACTGAAACTCTATTCTCTTCATTTTCAGGCTTAATTTACCTAATGCCATTTGTAAGACTTTGTTTCTCATAGAGTCTAGAGCGGTCGGGGATTTTGAAACTTCTTCCAGTGCCTCTACGGAATGCTCACTGCTATCAGTTACATCCGATTCCATTATTGATTTAGTCATATCGATAACACTTTTCGTCAATGAGCTTGCCCACTGATCAGACAAGTCgtcttcaaagaatcgGTCAATGGGTTTTAAAACAAAAGTTAGCCCTTCACCACTAATATCAACGTTGCCAGCAACGGCTAGTTGGAGATTTAGCTTTTCTATTTTTCCACtcaaaacatcaacattcGGCAGCTTTATTTCCTTTACATTGAGATCGATATCGTTGAAACTGAACTGTGATTGTGATCCAAGTGACACGTCCAAATTAGTCAGATCAACGTTAGAAAAAAGGGAAACTTGCTGTAAGACATATAAAAGTAATCGTTTCTGAACATTCTGCGGCAGCCAAGAAGACATATTTTTCCCATATACAAGAAGATAGCTGATGTGATCTCTTCTTGTCCCTCTAAATCTCAAGTTGCAGATCGGTATCGATTTGGCCTGGAGTCTTTACAGGGGTAGCgctttcttgaattgaacTAGTAAAggtttgattttgttttttttttttaaaaatATAGGGTATTTCAGATTCCGTCAGATGACAAGAAAAGGATCTAAAGAAGAATCGAACAATCATGTGACCAAGTTTTCTTGTAGCTTTACTCCCTATGggcttttttttcttgtcaTTAAGGAGAGGGGCACAGATTGCTCTTAATCTTGCATTTTCGTTACTGGATTTATGGATACTTTACATTTGAAGGTGAAAGGTTTACTCAACGAGCGGGCCTTTTACGAATTCTGTCTTTTAACAATTAGGATTTTCGGAATAAAGAGATACACAAAGGGCATCATTATCATACGTATTTTCCatctgaaaaagaagtacTGATTACATATAATAGTTCAGATAATAATTCACGTGTTAGTAAAATAATCTTGCTTTCAGCGGTTCTTCCAAGGTTGAATTTAAACTTTCTGATCAACAGATTTAAGATATTCTCCCGCAATAAGATTTGTTGGACTGGATTTTGAATGCCAGATTCTTTTTTAGTATTCATTCTTGtattttatatttttgttaGATAATAAGTAGATGTTATATTTTGTACAGGTAAACTTcctcaatttctttgagCTTTGATTGCTTCACTATTCGTGAAACAATCCCGTTACTTATATAGTTTCGTTCAGTAACATCAATACAACCAATTGGAGCATTCTAGAATATTCTGAAGTGAGCTGTGGCTACGTGGCCTTTATTCAAGTAGCATCACGTGACTCATTAGATCCCGTGACCGTATTCAATTCACTCTCAATTTACAACAAGATTTATCAGATACTAATAAGATTTTGCATTTCCGCCAGACCATCGCCTAGCaatagtttctttttttctgaGGATGCATGACGATTGTATATGTAGTTCTGCTTCATATTTTCCTATTCGAACAAATGTGAtaaatcaacaaagataTTCTTTGCACATATTGTGTTTTGTCACTATGATCCATCATGTGAACTTCGATCCAGGGGATTACCTTACCTCGTTACCGCTTTCAACACTCTCGCCTAATAGTTATAGTTCTTCCAGATATTAATACTTTGGAGACGAAAGTAACGTTCAGGtgaaaaatatgaaaatcTGGTGTCCAGTTTCAAACTGTTGACCGTTTTCATGCTGGAATTCGAACTTAACGATTTCCCAATTAATGTTTTTCCCTTCGTCATTATTGATTCTTATTAGTACTATAAAGGCCACGATGGAATAACTTCTTGCATTTTTTCGGAAATCAGCTTACCACACAGATAGCTGCGTGGGAAAACAAGCATGACGACTATTATTGGAAAGTGGGTAATTTTTGGGAAAGCGTTGTAATTTCCACTGCTATGAGATCGAAGTTGTACTTTGTAAGGCTGAAATTCTCTATTGGACCCTGGTGGCACCCTTGCACAAATGCCGCACCCTGTTGTTTTATCTTAAGTGTGTTTTTCTTAAGTTGTACTGGTTCAATACATATAAA from Kluyveromyces lactis strain NRRL Y-1140 chromosome D complete sequence harbors:
- the ATG2 gene encoding Atg2p (similar to uniprot|P53855 YNL242W Saccharomyces cerevisiae ATG2 Peripheral membrane protein required for the formation of cytosolic sequestering vesicles involved in vacuolar import through both the Cvt pathway and autophagy), with product MSSWLPQNVQKRLLLYVLQQVSLFSNVDLTNLDVSLGSQSQFSFNDIDLNVKEIKLPNVDVLSGKIEKLNLQLAVAGNVDISGEGLTFVLKPIDRFFEDDLSDQWASSLTKSVIDMTKSIMESDVTDSSEHSVEALEEVSKSPTALDSMRNKVLQMALGKLSLKMKRIEFQFLLSTEVTLKFTIDTITLLTVDNKRTVDMGGIEVAFSKTQLSPTNSHQNTDSDVEENENTDSEDAMTASITYSKLEATSIYLSAMESLILESSDDAVQVVLTIDKVNIQFQGVTSINDLKVRDVIIRIDEINIYLRKISPIRKHLLSILRASLDKTSSDGTRTENMRNYKRFQQEQNIKEEEVLTAILLKKVSLHLLDDLELNLIDISLKKSEGFTTSASVFDLKLLYMSNEYFFSSPSAQPLFSMQPDQTTAEKKMFLNRDITLNVDSVLLNELLKLVEEYGSAYNYIQKITRASANQKTAEVLHFKSQSINLKILMNNISLELSMDPIKSTLPHTLFDVEKISLLLIRGDKKVLIGTLSNLIISSKTNGCFHVESFDHKFGAIDINTRTKAVLESLHLFLSQAELELISSNLIAFCGSISSFTNPNTRNNGHENVTKKSVRLLHSSNVMNKRATLSNFVLQVHKAKMTITNTLENTFGDITIEAISCILSQDQNKTLCGIVKEARLQRLYMREKTDIICNVNHDRSKPQLILNMPNSGKPKLYLKGLGLFIDSKWRDLVPSSSKGDIKQERKLTFRTMEVRLYDCSLSLKPYRICTGMVISIPKSIINFSPLGITVSLRSLETLLIDDMKVLKERNTKVLENISLSTWYQKQGYSPLIKVDVLSLHFSNTDSMAVSLKVQKVDVSVCSDSLNALMQTALDLKPAETYPDTLKYQIEPEAVDIFNELCEDFFVTKENPNDKTEDDYETPPVSQGSVNFEEEHFSTERRTVVENDSKSSVFSILTTIKIHIEEVKLKLYDGYEWRHTRKEIKSAVDRIQEDFNDGLELSETKVFDSIYIPAPKDTVENIKDNINRKIHNEETNEGKMKLRPTKKYKVLIKGRDLCIEFKGGQDKIAERASSLSSINDYCILNNTFVKVSDLEIIDNLPTSTWNKFLTRSRSNDKMAQEPAMLVIECSLIRPVPHLYATELICNINIVPLTLHVDQDTLEFLTLFFQFKDNRFELLDEYPDILYIQRLEINSVRLLLDYKPKKVDYAGLKSGKTKEFMNFFILDEARIKLKHVILYGVNGFPQLETILSDIWTPDITKTQIPGILSALTPLKPLAGLSYGARALISVPTEHYQQNGRFGGSLQNGGMVFLKTTGGEVIKLAVRLTSGTQTILENTEKLLGGQGITGRNVPITLVEGDEKVDALIDESLLRSTALFNKEPDNKSNHLDVLLADGNHQKVLSLYADQPKDFNSGLQDAYESMERNLYLTFDSMKKAKKELKTAKGAQEAVSTVAKAAPFVLIRPLIGVTEALSKTLQGLNNQYDEDRIAQIEEKYKSKKQNNNQ